The following coding sequences are from one Virgibacillus necropolis window:
- a CDS encoding aminopeptidase, with product MRKLIQLAKSILNNNLQLNKMDQLLIVTDSELMNIAEYFYQAGVEMGNETLLTKMITRSKSGEEPPTVVGEAMKSSDVVLCITKHSLTHTKARKQASLSGARIATMPGITLDMLQEGAILANYKEVEKLTYEYCELLDKGEQVTIIKEHTSLSFSIKGRKGIPSTGVFYERGDSGNLPSGESYIAPIEESANGKIMIDGSISGIGILNEAIVLTIKNGRLIEASGAKGKHLLELLGEGKGRTIAELGIGTNRSARLTGNVLEDEKVAGTVHIAFGSNKSFGGKTEAGVHIDCVIKEPKLYIDGKEIRTG from the coding sequence ATGCGAAAGCTTATTCAACTGGCAAAGTCAATTTTGAATAATAATTTGCAACTGAATAAAATGGATCAACTATTAATTGTAACAGATAGTGAATTGATGAATATTGCGGAATACTTTTATCAAGCTGGTGTTGAAATGGGTAATGAAACCCTACTGACGAAAATGATTACCAGGTCAAAGTCCGGGGAAGAACCGCCAACGGTTGTTGGGGAAGCAATGAAGTCATCGGATGTGGTTCTTTGTATTACGAAACATTCACTTACACATACAAAGGCAAGAAAGCAAGCTTCCCTATCCGGTGCACGTATTGCCACAATGCCAGGAATTACTTTGGACATGCTACAAGAGGGGGCAATTTTAGCAAATTATAAAGAAGTCGAGAAATTGACCTATGAATATTGTGAACTGCTGGATAAGGGTGAACAGGTCACAATCATAAAAGAACATACTTCATTATCCTTTTCTATCAAGGGTCGAAAAGGAATTCCGAGTACAGGCGTTTTTTATGAAAGAGGGGATTCAGGGAATCTTCCATCAGGCGAAAGCTACATAGCACCAATAGAGGAATCGGCTAACGGAAAGATTATGATTGATGGTTCAATTTCTGGAATAGGTATTTTAAATGAAGCAATTGTATTAACAATTAAAAATGGCAGATTAATTGAAGCTAGCGGAGCCAAGGGAAAACATTTATTAGAATTACTTGGTGAAGGAAAAGGGAGAACAATTGCCGAACTTGGAATTGGTACAAATAGAAGTGCGCGTTTGACTGGTAATGTATTAGAAGATGAGAAAGTTGCCGGTACCGTACATATTGCTTTTGGAAGTAATAAATCTTTTGGTGGAAAGACCGAGGCAGGCGTGCATATTGACTGTGTTATAAAAGAACCAAAACTTTACATAGATGGTAAGGAAATAAGAACGGGTTAA
- a CDS encoding ribokinase, with the protein MVNNLDLIVYGSLNMDYVGYVKKLPSLGETVASSNFSIGPGGKAANQAVAAAKLTAKTAMVGRVGDDQIGQLMKSKLQESGVDDDNVWITPNYQTGIAMVSVNPQGENTIVTHIGANDSLSKNDIDKSENKLKQAQGAILQLEMEKQVAEYIIEKVSRLEKKVILNLAPIVEIENEILKLVDLLIVNETEASYLSDMEVSSVETAETAAGVISKLGINNVVITLGSSGAVFKDQYLTKHYSAPTVNVVDSTAAGDCFVAAVSTFWLKFGDLDLSVRNAVKVAALAVTKKGAQTSLPTLQEYKDFDEELKQISF; encoded by the coding sequence TTGGTAAATAATTTAGACTTGATTGTATATGGAAGCCTAAACATGGATTATGTTGGATATGTAAAAAAATTACCCTCGCTTGGTGAAACAGTGGCTTCTAGTAATTTTAGTATAGGACCTGGTGGTAAAGCTGCAAACCAAGCAGTTGCTGCAGCTAAATTAACAGCTAAAACAGCAATGGTTGGTCGGGTTGGTGATGACCAAATTGGGCAACTTATGAAATCTAAACTTCAGGAATCTGGAGTAGATGATGACAACGTTTGGATAACCCCAAATTATCAGACTGGGATTGCGATGGTAAGTGTAAATCCCCAGGGGGAGAATACGATCGTTACCCATATAGGAGCAAATGATTCGCTAAGTAAGAATGATATAGATAAGTCTGAAAACAAATTAAAACAAGCTCAAGGAGCAATTCTTCAGTTGGAGATGGAAAAACAAGTCGCAGAATATATAATTGAAAAGGTCTCTAGATTAGAAAAAAAGGTAATTTTAAATTTGGCTCCGATCGTAGAAATTGAGAACGAAATTTTAAAATTGGTGGATTTGCTAATTGTAAATGAAACAGAGGCTTCGTACCTATCGGATATGGAAGTATCCTCAGTAGAAACCGCTGAAACTGCGGCTGGAGTCATTTCGAAATTAGGAATTAATAATGTAGTTATAACATTAGGAAGTTCGGGCGCCGTTTTCAAAGATCAATACCTTACCAAGCATTATTCTGCTCCAACCGTTAATGTTGTTGATTCAACAGCTGCTGGGGACTGTTTTGTAGCAGCTGTCTCAACATTTTGGTTGAAATTTGGAGATTTAGACCTTTCAGTAAGAAATGCTGTAAAAGTAGCCGCTCTTGCAGTTACTAAAAAAGGCGCTCAAACTTCACTGCCAACTCTTCAGGAGTACAAAGACTTTGACGAAGAGCTAAAACAAATTAGTTTTTGA
- a CDS encoding IclR family transcriptional regulator, with the protein MLKTVNLTLEILKMFTREKPEWGGRELAHQMELNHTKVYRILETLTKNSFLKKDPVTKDYTLGIALWELGAIMYEGLNVKELIRPILEKLCEDTGESVFLTILDKEEGVTLDTVEPEDKVKFSVSIGSRAPLYVGASYRSILSYKSEEFIENIIGDQELKKYTKRTMNDPGGLKNELKKIKKEGWALSQGEYTEDVLALAVPLFDNNVVIGSVTLSGPTYRLSNKKIKGYLPLLKETRDEIEFVVTKNQLKLMM; encoded by the coding sequence ATGCTTAAAACTGTAAACTTAACGCTTGAAATCTTAAAAATGTTTACACGTGAAAAACCTGAATGGGGTGGGCGAGAGCTCGCCCACCAGATGGAATTAAATCATACCAAAGTTTACCGTATATTAGAAACCTTGACTAAAAATAGCTTTCTTAAAAAAGACCCAGTTACTAAGGATTACACTTTGGGAATAGCACTATGGGAACTTGGTGCAATCATGTATGAAGGTCTTAATGTGAAAGAATTGATTCGTCCCATATTGGAAAAACTATGCGAGGATACAGGAGAATCCGTATTTTTAACAATCTTGGATAAAGAAGAAGGGGTAACTCTTGATACGGTAGAACCAGAAGATAAAGTAAAGTTTTCAGTTTCAATTGGGAGTAGAGCACCCCTTTATGTAGGTGCATCCTATAGATCCATTTTAAGTTATAAGTCAGAGGAGTTCATAGAAAATATTATAGGAGATCAAGAGTTAAAAAAATATACCAAAAGAACAATGAACGATCCTGGTGGACTAAAAAATGAGTTAAAAAAAATTAAAAAAGAGGGTTGGGCACTAAGCCAGGGAGAATATACCGAAGATGTTCTTGCTCTCGCTGTACCACTTTTTGATAATAATGTTGTGATAGGCTCAGTTACATTGTCAGGTCCAACTTATCGGCTATCGAATAAGAAAATCAAAGGTTACTTACCTTTATTGAAAGAAACAAGGGATGAAATTGAATTTGTTGTAACGAAAAATCAATTAAAATTAATGATGTAA
- a CDS encoding energy-coupling factor transporter transmembrane component T, with the protein MDEGFINSYRKPQLTGNWFLDLNPLNKLNIIIILVFIPIFYSYWQASVGITILYIILSMIAGSFKKFIGPFLKLGLIIGPFFFILRALFWPGETTLFKFGIINITQEGVNLGIRYGTIMLVVCGLLVLCSVTIKVKDLTYALERIGVPHTVSYIILSSFQSIIDLKDKSKVIMDSQKSRGIETEGNMLTRVRAFIPVLSPLFLGAISGAEEKSIAMDARAFSASGTNSHLRFLRPVPVWEKVTVVMVDLIVIAFVVWRFIA; encoded by the coding sequence ATGGATGAGGGATTCATTAATTCATATAGAAAACCGCAGCTTACTGGGAATTGGTTTTTAGATTTAAATCCATTAAACAAACTAAACATTATAATCATTCTAGTGTTTATTCCAATCTTTTATTCATATTGGCAAGCTAGTGTAGGTATTACAATATTGTATATAATACTGTCAATGATAGCAGGTTCTTTTAAAAAGTTTATCGGACCATTTTTAAAACTAGGTCTGATTATTGGACCTTTCTTTTTCATCCTTCGGGCATTGTTCTGGCCAGGGGAAACTACGTTATTTAAATTCGGAATTATCAACATTACTCAAGAAGGAGTAAACTTGGGAATTCGATATGGCACCATCATGTTAGTTGTTTGTGGTTTGCTGGTACTTTGCAGTGTGACAATTAAAGTCAAGGACTTGACCTACGCGTTAGAAAGAATAGGTGTACCACACACCGTAAGTTATATTATTCTTTCATCCTTTCAGTCTATAATCGATCTGAAGGATAAGTCAAAAGTTATAATGGACTCGCAGAAATCAAGAGGGATAGAGACAGAGGGGAATATGTTGACAAGGGTACGTGCATTTATTCCTGTATTAAGCCCATTATTTTTAGGGGCAATTTCAGGTGCAGAGGAAAAATCAATCGCAATGGATGCTAGAGCTTTCTCTGCTTCTGGTACAAATTCACATTTACGCTTTCTTCGTCCTGTTCCAGTTTGGGAAAAGGTTACGGTGGTAATGGTAGATCTTATTGTTATTGCATTTGTGGTTTGGAGGTTTATAGCATGA
- a CDS encoding DUF1177 domain-containing protein produces MSLKYVMEVYEMLDSIHVSGEDVKKYLSNLSNIGNIDVQTVEGEKGTTDFIKITIPGNSGKLQGGNAPTLGVIGRLGGIGARPEMKGFVSDGDGALSCIASAAKLLAMIGNGDSLRGDVILTTHICPTAPTLPHDPVPFMNSPVDILTMNQHEVTEDMDAILSIDTTKGNNITNHKGFAITPTVKEGYILKLSDDLLHIYSQSAGIPPVTMPITMQDITPYGNGLHHINSILQPSVATEKPVVGVAITTETAVAGCSTGATHLVDVEQVVRFVIEVTKLFGENKCSFFDKKEFTHLESLYGKMTQLQTRGNEEVAK; encoded by the coding sequence ATGTCGTTAAAATATGTTATGGAAGTTTATGAAATGTTGGATAGTATTCATGTATCAGGTGAAGATGTAAAAAAATATTTAAGTAATTTAAGTAACATTGGAAATATAGATGTTCAAACAGTTGAGGGAGAAAAAGGAACAACTGACTTTATTAAGATTACTATACCTGGTAATAGCGGGAAACTACAAGGGGGAAATGCACCTACGCTTGGTGTTATTGGGCGTCTAGGAGGAATTGGTGCACGACCTGAGATGAAGGGATTTGTTTCTGATGGTGATGGGGCATTATCTTGCATTGCCTCAGCTGCAAAGCTACTAGCGATGATTGGAAATGGAGATAGTTTGAGGGGAGATGTTATTTTAACCACCCATATTTGTCCAACTGCACCTACATTACCACATGATCCAGTCCCGTTCATGAATTCTCCTGTAGATATTTTAACGATGAATCAACATGAAGTTACTGAAGATATGGACGCAATTTTATCAATTGATACAACGAAAGGAAATAACATTACTAACCACAAAGGTTTTGCGATTACACCAACAGTCAAAGAAGGATATATTTTAAAATTAAGTGATGATTTATTACACATATATAGTCAATCAGCTGGTATACCACCAGTTACAATGCCCATTACAATGCAGGATATAACACCTTATGGGAATGGGCTGCACCATATTAACAGTATTCTTCAACCTTCTGTAGCAACGGAAAAACCAGTAGTGGGTGTTGCAATTACTACAGAAACAGCTGTAGCAGGCTGTAGTACTGGCGCAACTCATTTGGTCGACGTAGAACAGGTTGTACGCTTTGTTATTGAAGTTACCAAGCTATTTGGGGAAAATAAGTGTTCATTCTTTGATAAAAAGGAATTCACTCATTTGGAATCTTTATATGGAAAAATGACGCAGCTGCAAACAAGAGGAAATGAAGAGGTGGCAAAATGA
- a CDS encoding IF-2B domain-containing protein, translating to MNIDQTRNILPENSKELFDDIVFQRVLGASKHINMIGEMIESIVLEGKRNDSTVDSIIDDILSVSQFFITTRGEASQAIANAINIMIKDVDNVRNLEIDEAIKTIIQMKNSFLTSSQEALNRVVDYGAKIAKSMKTIMVFDYSSTVDKFLKETKPESGKLSVIIPESRTIDGGHAFVKTCLDAGHKVKFIPDVAIMYFLKDCDGAFLGSETFFPDGTMFNTTGSDIVGLVCKELNVPLYVLTPLIKIDVRSVHGYKKGLVQNDLKDRLTSNWNHNEKEKVDFICPELLGVEAKYITAFITEKGIIPANQLFETSINYYNSLKGGN from the coding sequence ATGAATATTGATCAAACAAGAAATATATTACCCGAAAATAGCAAGGAATTATTTGATGACATTGTTTTCCAAAGAGTGCTAGGAGCAAGCAAACATATCAATATGATAGGTGAGATGATTGAATCCATTGTGTTAGAAGGAAAAAGAAACGATTCAACAGTTGACTCAATAATAGATGATATTCTTTCCGTTTCGCAATTCTTTATTACGACAAGGGGTGAGGCAAGTCAGGCAATCGCTAATGCAATAAATATAATGATTAAAGACGTAGATAATGTAAGAAATTTAGAAATTGATGAAGCAATAAAAACTATTATTCAAATGAAAAATAGTTTTTTAACAAGCTCTCAAGAAGCCCTTAACCGTGTTGTAGATTATGGGGCTAAAATTGCAAAATCAATGAAGACGATTATGGTTTTTGATTATTCAAGTACAGTTGATAAGTTCCTTAAAGAAACCAAACCTGAAAGTGGAAAATTATCAGTAATAATACCCGAGAGTAGAACTATTGATGGTGGGCATGCCTTTGTTAAAACATGTCTTGATGCTGGACACAAAGTTAAGTTTATCCCAGATGTCGCAATCATGTACTTTTTGAAGGATTGTGATGGTGCATTCTTAGGATCAGAAACATTTTTTCCAGATGGAACTATGTTTAACACCACTGGTTCAGATATTGTAGGACTAGTATGCAAGGAATTAAATGTCCCACTCTATGTACTTACACCTTTAATAAAGATCGATGTTCGCTCAGTTCATGGCTATAAAAAAGGACTTGTGCAAAATGACTTAAAGGACAGACTAACTAGTAATTGGAACCACAATGAAAAAGAAAAGGTAGATTTTATTTGCCCTGAATTATTAGGTGTAGAAGCTAAATATATAACAGCTTTCATCACAGAAAAAGGAATAATTCCAGCAAATCAATTATTCGAAACGAGTATCAATTACTATAATAGTTTGAAAGGTGGAAATTAA
- a CDS encoding M20 family metallopeptidase, whose protein sequence is MMNKNKLKQKLIDEVEENKAELINLCSSLIKIPSENPPGDSTEASQFIADYLGQFDLEVEWHESSDKMFNLISSIGNSDQGKHLIYCGHTDVVPAGNLTKWDFNPFSGEVKDGWMLGRGASDMKAGLSGLIFAFALLKRLQIDLPGKLSLAIVPDEETGGDFGVPWLLKNRIIHGDGCLIAEPSSPYNPTIGQKGSYWFELEVFGVPGHGSLSPLAGNNAITDAVKAIEQIQQLWDINIEIPKEVQPLIEVSKRYMREVEKDREKFQSVLEHISVNIGTIEGGTKSNVIPESCKVQIDCRLPFGISEEEVSTFIKNKLETLDIDYVIRPFGFRSDANYTDAENPVCKAITENITFVTKHEAYGVMQWASSDAKHFREYDIPVLQYGPAFLPSIHGYNEKVEVEQIIRCAKVYVAAVIDYLYAE, encoded by the coding sequence ATGATGAATAAAAATAAGTTGAAGCAAAAGTTAATTGATGAAGTAGAGGAAAATAAAGCAGAACTAATTAACCTTTGTAGCTCTTTAATAAAAATCCCAAGTGAAAATCCACCAGGTGATTCAACAGAAGCTAGCCAGTTCATTGCCGATTATCTTGGGCAATTTGATTTAGAAGTAGAGTGGCATGAATCAAGTGATAAAATGTTTAATCTTATCTCTAGTATCGGTAATTCAGATCAAGGGAAGCATTTAATTTATTGTGGTCATACAGATGTTGTTCCTGCAGGGAATTTAACAAAGTGGGATTTCAACCCATTTTCAGGTGAAGTAAAGGATGGCTGGATGCTCGGCAGAGGAGCTAGTGATATGAAAGCTGGTTTATCAGGACTAATCTTTGCTTTTGCATTGCTAAAGCGACTTCAAATTGACTTACCTGGTAAACTTTCCTTGGCTATTGTACCTGATGAAGAAACTGGTGGCGACTTTGGTGTTCCGTGGTTACTTAAAAATAGAATAATTCATGGAGATGGATGTTTGATTGCAGAACCTTCCTCACCCTACAATCCTACTATCGGACAGAAGGGGTCTTACTGGTTTGAATTGGAGGTTTTTGGAGTGCCAGGACATGGAAGTTTATCTCCTTTAGCCGGTAATAATGCGATTACCGATGCAGTAAAAGCAATTGAACAAATTCAACAGCTTTGGGATATCAATATTGAAATTCCAAAAGAGGTTCAACCGTTAATTGAAGTATCTAAACGTTACATGCGAGAGGTTGAAAAAGATAGAGAAAAGTTCCAATCTGTACTTGAACACATTAGTGTTAACATTGGGACAATTGAAGGTGGAACTAAGTCTAATGTTATTCCGGAAAGCTGTAAGGTGCAGATAGATTGTAGGCTGCCATTTGGTATCTCGGAAGAAGAAGTATCTACTTTTATAAAGAATAAATTAGAAACCTTAGATATAGATTATGTGATAAGACCGTTTGGATTTAGAAGCGATGCTAATTATACTGATGCAGAAAACCCAGTATGTAAAGCAATAACAGAAAATATTACGTTTGTAACGAAACATGAGGCATATGGTGTTATGCAATGGGCCAGTAGTGATGCTAAACATTTCAGAGAATACGATATTCCAGTTCTCCAATATGGACCAGCTTTTTTACCAAGCATACATGGATATAATGAAAAAGTTGAAGTCGAACAAATAATAAGATGTGCTAAAGTATATGTGGCTGCGGTAATCGACTACCTTTATGCTGAATAG
- a CDS encoding ureidoglycolate lyase: MLKTVVVKYLNAEDFREFGKVIDIPNTPPPKTGEGWDCWNYLAMMDTSVPMGMGLVNTKERNFCVEAMERHVSREELLIPLEEEIIQPVAICQDINDPEERPDSNTVQCFRIKPGQGIIINKGVWHSPAYPVSGDTTYLFAIEKKPDKFGDEMVNPWSQFQKGEKVGFKF; this comes from the coding sequence ATGTTAAAAACTGTAGTTGTCAAATATCTAAATGCAGAGGACTTTAGAGAATTTGGGAAAGTGATCGATATTCCAAACACTCCTCCACCAAAAACGGGAGAAGGTTGGGATTGTTGGAATTATCTTGCAATGATGGATACCTCAGTACCTATGGGAATGGGACTTGTTAACACGAAAGAACGTAACTTCTGTGTGGAGGCTATGGAACGTCATGTTAGTAGAGAAGAATTACTAATTCCATTGGAAGAGGAAATTATCCAACCAGTCGCAATTTGTCAGGATATAAATGATCCCGAGGAAAGACCTGATTCTAATACTGTCCAGTGTTTCCGTATTAAGCCAGGGCAAGGAATTATTATCAACAAAGGAGTATGGCATAGCCCAGCCTATCCAGTTAGTGGTGACACTACTTATCTTTTCGCTATTGAGAAAAAACCGGATAAATTTGGTGATGAAATGGTGAATCCTTGGTCTCAATTTCAGAAGGGCGAAAAAGTAGGGTTTAAATTCTGA
- a CDS encoding sigma-70 family RNA polymerase sigma factor — MTTNYSFEDIFQQNERRIHNQIHKLNIHDPHQEFFQEGLCAMWNAYETYNPDKGTLATYFNYTIRNRLIDILRKQSRYTEQVQKYVQENTTERTAPSSSSPASPTLLDNSSFWKQVQSHLTTNQWKWLYYAVIDGMPLKDLATQENTTVDAVKSWSKQVRKKLRNTEFRGLLLMAMHGKD, encoded by the coding sequence ATGACAACAAACTACTCATTTGAAGACATTTTCCAGCAAAACGAACGACGCATTCATAACCAGATCCATAAACTAAATATCCATGACCCTCACCAAGAATTCTTTCAGGAAGGCCTCTGCGCCATGTGGAATGCATATGAAACCTACAACCCTGACAAAGGGACACTGGCAACCTACTTCAACTATACAATCCGCAACCGTCTCATTGATATACTCCGCAAACAAAGCCGTTACACAGAGCAAGTACAAAAATATGTTCAGGAAAATACCACAGAAAGGACCGCACCTTCATCCTCCAGTCCGGCTAGTCCTACTTTATTGGACAACTCTTCATTTTGGAAACAAGTTCAATCCCATTTAACAACAAATCAATGGAAATGGCTTTATTATGCCGTGATTGACGGTATGCCATTAAAAGATCTTGCCACTCAGGAAAATACTACCGTGGATGCTGTGAAAAGCTGGTCAAAACAAGTTAGGAAAAAGTTACGGAATACTGAGTTTCGTGGACTCCTTCTGATGGCTATGCATGGTAAAGATTAA
- a CDS encoding BtpA/SgcQ family protein, giving the protein MADLLNPNCLAFSMIQPNPLPGSYRHANEKIDDISYQALKETEMVAENGFDGIVLQNMNDMPIKQVSSSEAIAYMTKIGYEIKRNFPELALGILMNWDGVAGLSVADATGADFVRVEHLFTGVEVTSAGLLQAQCVEIAELRKRIKSDVPVYADVYEVHGVPLGRKPIEDAAWESVHEAFADGLFIAGKSPKESLELVNKARTKVNNTPIFLGGGATGDNVFGLLQQYDGVCVATWIKNGDMKNPIDPGRAKIFMDEVKRARLEKQGSRAL; this is encoded by the coding sequence ATGGCAGACCTATTGAACCCTAATTGTTTAGCATTTTCTATGATTCAACCAAATCCTTTACCCGGAAGTTATAGACATGCAAATGAAAAAATAGACGACATTTCGTACCAAGCCCTAAAGGAGACTGAAATGGTGGCTGAGAATGGATTTGATGGAATTGTACTTCAAAATATGAACGATATGCCGATCAAACAAGTTTCTTCTTCAGAGGCTATTGCCTATATGACGAAAATTGGTTACGAAATAAAAAGAAACTTCCCTGAATTAGCTTTGGGAATATTAATGAACTGGGATGGGGTAGCCGGCCTTTCAGTTGCTGACGCTACTGGTGCAGATTTCGTCCGAGTTGAACATTTATTTACAGGTGTAGAAGTAACGAGTGCTGGGCTGTTACAAGCACAATGTGTTGAAATAGCTGAATTACGAAAAAGAATAAAAAGTGATGTTCCGGTTTATGCGGATGTTTATGAAGTCCATGGAGTTCCACTTGGCAGGAAACCTATTGAGGACGCTGCTTGGGAATCTGTACATGAGGCTTTTGCGGATGGTTTATTTATTGCTGGAAAAAGTCCAAAAGAAAGTCTTGAACTAGTAAACAAAGCAAGAACAAAAGTAAATAATACTCCAATTTTTCTCGGAGGCGGAGCAACCGGCGATAATGTTTTCGGTTTATTGCAACAATATGATGGAGTTTGCGTTGCTACATGGATCAAAAATGGGGACATGAAAAATCCAATAGATCCTGGGCGTGCAAAAATATTTATGGATGAAGTTAAGCGTGCAAGATTAGAAAAACAAGGAAGTAGAGCTTTGTAG
- a CDS encoding helix-turn-helix domain-containing protein, protein MEDNQLQQLLGQHLRKYRQDTSLTIEKLAERLDMSANHLGRIERGESDTTYSTYAKLAVILDLPCKFHEEMKQLYKDSQA, encoded by the coding sequence GTGGAAGATAATCAGCTTCAACAACTGTTAGGACAACATCTAAGAAAATATCGACAAGACACGTCACTCACCATCGAAAAACTAGCAGAGAGATTAGATATGAGTGCGAATCACCTTGGGCGCATTGAACGCGGCGAAAGTGATACAACATATTCTACATATGCAAAGTTGGCCGTAATCTTAGATCTTCCTTGTAAGTTTCATGAGGAAATGAAACAACTCTACAAAGATAGCCAAGCGTAG
- a CDS encoding GntR family transcriptional regulator has translation MISVSRQNPLALYIQLKELIIDKIEGGEWKQGEMIPRELDLQQMYNVSRTTVRQALTELVFEGKLERIQGKGTFVAEKKLEPIRPELTGFTQDMEEKGHKVQSIILFKDIVVPNKKVQRILKLGTQDKVWKLDRIRLVDGLPIGYHETFINISLTPNAELDKYNFASESLYQALVKEEILLGDSEETVEANFPNEVHSKMLGIETPTPVLEIMRTSNLKDGRPYEFSNMVYRADKYKYSIKLKHQ, from the coding sequence ATGATTTCAGTTAGTCGTCAAAATCCGCTTGCTTTATATATTCAATTAAAAGAGCTGATTATTGATAAGATAGAAGGAGGGGAATGGAAGCAAGGTGAAATGATTCCTAGAGAGTTAGATTTGCAACAGATGTACAACGTAAGTAGAACTACTGTACGTCAGGCGTTAACCGAGTTAGTTTTTGAAGGAAAGCTAGAAAGGATTCAAGGAAAAGGGACGTTCGTTGCTGAAAAAAAACTTGAACCTATTAGACCTGAGTTAACTGGATTTACTCAGGATATGGAGGAAAAAGGCCATAAAGTTCAATCAATTATATTATTTAAGGATATCGTTGTACCGAATAAAAAGGTGCAAAGGATTTTAAAATTAGGAACTCAAGATAAGGTATGGAAGCTAGATAGGATTAGACTAGTAGACGGTCTACCTATTGGTTATCATGAAACATTTATAAACATTAGTTTAACTCCAAATGCAGAATTAGATAAATATAATTTTGCATCGGAATCCTTATATCAGGCATTAGTCAAAGAAGAAATCCTGTTAGGTGATTCAGAAGAAACTGTTGAAGCAAATTTTCCAAATGAGGTGCATTCAAAAATGTTAGGAATAGAAACTCCCACACCTGTACTTGAAATTATGAGAACTTCCAATTTAAAAGATGGCAGACCTTATGAGTTTTCTAACATGGTTTATAGAGCTGACAAATATAAGTACTCGATAAAATTAAAACATCAATAA
- a CDS encoding helix-turn-helix domain-containing protein, which translates to MDYVKQMDGFYNRIEVQPLSDAAISLWHSLMHINCRTAWMKEFTVPTITLRTKSSLSESAINRARKELKKKGYIIVQSRRGNQSPIYQIACLTETSNQSVDPTEDTIFNKIWRTIREVTKPQLANTLWVC; encoded by the coding sequence ATGGATTATGTTAAACAAATGGATGGATTTTATAACAGGATAGAGGTGCAACCTCTGTCTGATGCAGCTATATCTTTATGGCATAGCCTGATGCATATAAACTGTCGAACAGCTTGGATGAAGGAATTCACTGTTCCAACAATAACTCTTCGTACGAAATCAAGTTTATCTGAAAGCGCGATTAATCGTGCACGAAAAGAATTAAAGAAAAAAGGATATATAATCGTCCAATCTCGGCGCGGAAATCAGTCACCAATTTATCAAATTGCTTGCTTAACTGAAACTTCAAACCAGAGTGTAGACCCAACTGAAGATACTATATTCAATAAAATCTGGCGCACCATAAGGGAAGTGACTAAACCCCAGCTAGCTAATACATTATGGGTGTGCTAG